A region of the Mytilus galloprovincialis chromosome 1, xbMytGall1.hap1.1, whole genome shotgun sequence genome:
cagataggtattcatgacaccgatacaaagtgtaaacatgaaagcgacacgtcttacggttaaggctgctaacttcgtcaaagtttggcggaagaataataataataataaacagaagaaatacagtaaggtctttcccttttgtaaaaggaaagaccttaataataataatcagaagaaatacagtaaggtctttccctttagtaaaaggaaagaccttaataataataataaacagaagaaatacagtaaggtctttcccttttgtaaaaggaaagaccttaataaatactgtatttatgtttctggagaaactaacaatgattgaaatccgaatattttcagagttgcaattaaagtattttatatgacaagaaaCTCTGCTTTGCCGGgtaatttaaatattcatttgtaaaggaaacataaaaattaaatctaaataaattcttgcatcctacccaaaaaaatgtgtataaacagtaatcattatatttcttcattaattatttcataccatttaagtttttatgttttatgagtaatttttttttatttttttgtattgtaatcatcatgatatccataaaacggaaagtaagatcaatttattaaatatttacattttaaacgatcgtgaataaaaatacttatgtgttttcaattcataacgcatgattttaaatccttgcagctcacaacaaccgtacgaataatttacaataattacaacaaaatttaatttacaacctccaatgttgattattttatactgttagtATGAATTTAGAAGTCTTAGCTTATATTTTGTAcagtaatatattcacatagtggaatgttagaatttaaaaatagattcattcgataaataaaaagtccatccgtaaatacttgacgttcgtgtttattttcaaaagaatttgaaaaaaaatactaacaggaatgttagtttattataaaattttaaatcaatttttgtttgtttgttttaatagtttaaccttatagcatctaaatatttgtactatggtacggttttgaaaattgtatcaattgtgttgaccaactattctacacgtcttgattcattcacatcatagatcacatttcaaaagcacgcTATATATATCGGTTTACGTTTTTAAAAATTCCGGATAACATGTCAGTtaatccggagtcaaaacatttaatgtaggccgCTTGACATTCGATTTCAACTAATTTAGATTAAGattcttttcctgagtatcagCGAGATGCCGCCTATTTACTATTTCGTACGTTAAAATACTGCgtgcatgcaatactattaaattcactcgtggaagcttattttcgtttttgttttctaatttcagaacacggcagaaagagctttacatgtgactttcaagtACGGCcatcattactaacggtattctgacctcgagttgtttctattttgtttcttttttgagtcactgtcctattataaactttgaccttttcaaaAAGCTGAGGAATGTCTACccacccaaggaatagattccttaactttgtaatgtatttagcctttttaaattttttcatccgaacgtcactgatgctttttttgtagacttaactcgtgtctggcattttttatatcaacatacctttttatataaattgtttattttgaaagtgtgtacaggtattcataaacttctgaattaagaacttctttggcaaaactaagtttctctgtataatgtttgaattgatttaagtaaaatcaggaaatccttaaaatttgagatgttttatgagaccaaaataagtctcttcataagaggtcccaatcaattgcatgccataGGTTTAaccgcatacaacatctaccatgagtaaagacagcttcaaatacaagttgagaatataaaggcattcatttaggaaacaaaatataaagatatgatagataaaataaatgcatccagaattccagattataaagcaaactgagtgcataaatttatattgcgataggtttgtgcaatttgcataagtcatccggttagtagaaattaggatttgccaatgggttataatcggaaaaaatatgtacattcccaagtaatatataaaatagtcgagctttaaaataactattcaaatagaagctgtaaatatatacgttcaactggcttcttctattcagaatacagtcaattatttcaattcaaaagcaaacataAATTCAGCAATGATCTTTTGatgacccggcagtcagcggtcttaggttcatgtatcccttttttttttttttttttaaagaaagcaacttgtttttaaATAACTTGAATGTCAGTCCCTATATGTTAAAATTACTTCCGCCAAAATAGTAAGACTATCCCAATCGTAAGTAAATATTTACAGAATcaattaatttaataaattacCTGACTAACCCTTCTTCAGGTTGTGATGTCAGAAATTAGAAGCACGgaaataaaacatgaaagtaAAAGACGATCAAAATGGTAATGTTACTGGGAGAGAGTCCATTAAATTCTTGGTAAATGTGCATGTTTGTGTATCTGGCGTGGTAGTTGTAATGATTAGTGTTTTATTGTTTAATGAAAGTAGGTGGACTAACTTGTTTAAAACAGAGATCAAGAGTACGTTCATTCTCATAACAACTGAATTCAAAGTCGAAGTACCTTAAACACAAACAAAGATGAATACTCTTACTATCATTGCATTCACTGTCATCATTATTCCCGTATGCTCAACTAATATTTGTGATGGGTCAAAGAAAGTACACTGGAAAATGGATCCATCAGACTGCGgtgtgttttatttgtgttttgggACTTTACAACATAAATATAAGTGTGAGAAAGATCAAGTttatgaaaaagaaacaaagacaTGTGTAGAAAAAGGCTCTGACCATGACAAATGTAAGTAACTAGGATCACTATCCGTTTAGCaagattttttcaatttataatatagttttctctaaattttgtGCTACTTTCACATTTCCTGAGCGGTGTGAGAAAATGACATTCCTCGTCACTAGTGAATTATATGTTCacagcaaatgattggttgaaatttaattataatgttaaattttctttatttcttctgAATTATTGTGACATTATGAAAAAAGCCGACCATGCCTGATGGCGTCACTTATTATAACGAACAAAACTTTCTGCAAAtgtttgaaaaggaaggataaaaatcataacagaaacagatttcaccattataactcgtgtattacgatatttctccactctcaacattTAAatcttaattgttttaaaaagctcgacaagcctcgcgctttaaatatcaaaattatactcTCTCCAGTGGAGAaaatcgtaatacacttgttgcagttttTGAATCTATATATCATATGACATACCTAAGAAACACATAACTACCGGTGTGATTTATCACTATAATTCACTAGATTTTCGTTTAAGCAAATATCATTAACCGAAAATCAAAGAGTAAAACTGAAAATGTCTTTCATCTTTTCTTGTATGTTTCTTTGAATAGCAGCTTTCTTGAGTTATTatcaaaaactgaaaataaaagtttaaaaaaaaaaagtattcattttCATCGAATTcaaatgctttttaaaaaaatttgacgggacgtattattgtatacaaatgtccggcgtccgtctgttcgtccgtctgtctgtctgtccgtctgtccggcgtccacatgtcgcactgtaacttaaGAAccgcttatccaaatttcatgaaacttaagatagttgtttcttatgatggtgaagcgatctgtatattttttttgtgaaaataggatataaactttttgagttacgggacttataactaaaacagggagGGGGGgtatttttcacatgtcgcgctgtatctcaaaaacgatttctgattattgctttaaacttcacacacttcttagatatattaatctaaagatctgtatactttttggtgatgattccaaatgttattttggagttattgactTTGTTGTTAAAAAGAGGGGGGTTTTCACATGTTGCATCGtattttaaaaaccattaatgactattgcttaaaactttacacacttcttagttatattactctaaagatctgtatattttgttgtgacgattcaaaattttattttacagttattgtgagtttttttgtaaaaacaacgggttttttttcacatgtagaGCCGTATCTCAGAAAttattgatgattattgcataaaacttctcaCAAAAGACGAAgggcgtatcatgcactcatgacgcagctgtttattttgtcATGAATTGGTTACCACTGTGTTACATCAGTTAAATCTCAATTTCAGTATGATATATTAGTTACCAAAGTTACGATACACAAGTTTTAACTCGAATTTAATACTAGTAAATGCAAAACAAATGCAGATTCGATTAAGAAAAATTGAACAAGATTGAAAGTGAGAAAATGCCATGTTATTGAGCAAAGGGGTCAAATTAGTTAACGGAAAATAACGACAAATATCGGCACCGAGtttcgaaaaaaatatttatttttcatcatgCTCAAGTACTTCAAGATTTCAAGTAGACactgtttttatttgaaattcaaatgtcggtttttgacatttttgttttcaatcactgcgtgtaacatgtgtaacacaTGTGTAGATCGATtggacaaatatatatatataaggcaaaTGCTATGCCTTCTATCCTTAGTTTTATTTCTGTTGTTTGACTTTAGCAAAAATTGCTCTTGAAATATAGTGTCTTAATGGAATCCCATCTAATAACATGATTGGTGCTAATTTTATTGCTCCAGATGCGCGTTTCGGCATTTTTATGTCTCTTTGGTGATGAACGAacccaaaataataaaaaaaaaaataaaaaaacctaatACAGTATTGAGAGATGATCTAAAGTATAACAAAAGCAGGACAATGAATCAGAGCTTTTcatatattccttaattttatatcattttcGAAGTTTTATAACAGTAAATTTCAATCAAAACAATATCCATCTGTTCATGCCAGTACAAGAGTTGCTGAGTTGaattttttcgatatttgaattaaGAGTAATAAATCtactttgtaaataaaaaataaaaatgtgagaAACAGCATTAGTATTTCTTTCACCTGTGAAATCAACGACCGTATCTTATTGCAACAAATGTCATAAAACGATCATGAATATTGGCTATGAAGAAAAGGACTGTTCAAGAACCTATTAATACACAAAAAAGCCAAATAAGTGCATGCTCTGAACAACCGAGATCTTTCAATAATATATTATGCGCTtgatatgtttttgtttctttaaactgtagtaaaactttaaactgaaagCGTTTATTCTCTTTGTAATTTTATGTAGGTTCCAAGAAGTCAGATCTGCCAATCAATGCTTCACCAGTCGCCATCTGTGAAAAATCTAACTCTGTATTTTTAACTTATGAAGAAAGTTGTTCTAAATATATCGATTGCACAACGCGAAGTGTGGAAGAATGTCCGTACCCTTTATTGTTTGATGAAAACATCAGCCGATGTGTTCAACCTGAAAAAGCAAATTGTGGGTCAAGAATACTTTACAAAGATCCATGTAagtgtttgtatttttattagtTTGTACTTTTTATAAGATGACCCCCAGAAAGTGATTCTTTTGTAATGTCAAATCATTCGTCTATAACTATTGTATAAGCTGATGATAACGATGTCTACTAGTTCATACAAAAGATAAGAGGTAATCTCGGCGGTGTCCTTGTTAAAGAAAAATACttgattaatttatatttaaatgtacGTTTGATTTCCATGTAATACTGCAACATGAATTTTACACAATTTAGAGGGTGCATTTGATA
Encoded here:
- the LOC143079426 gene encoding uncharacterized protein LOC143079426; translation: MNTLTIIAFTVIIIPVCSTNICDGSKKVHWKMDPSDCGVFYLCFGTLQHKYKCEKDQVYEKETKTCVEKGSDHDKCSKKSDLPINASPVAICEKSNSVFLTYEESCSKYIDCTTRSVEECPYPLLFDENISRCVQPEKANCGSRILYKDPCDYDENQCRSAQGCVPCYVRYPSCKGLPNGLNPWTGREGSPYFAVCKNERVVYNDMCDFENKKEIFNPEKLFCESMYK